The following coding sequences are from one Arthrobacter sp. 24S4-2 window:
- a CDS encoding exodeoxyribonuclease III — protein sequence MSSALKKDHLRIASVNVNGLRAAYKNGMAEWLEPREVDILCLQEVRAPDAIVRELLGDGWFILHEEAEAKGRAGVAIAARMEPLATRPHIGDDYFAAAGRWVEADFRVTDAAGSAATLTVVSAYVHSGEAGTPKQDDKFRFLDVMATRLPELAKHSDHALVVGDLNVGHTELDIRNWKGNVKRAGFLPEERAYFDRFFGEEIGWRDVHRGLAGNVDGPYTWWSQRGKAFDTDTGWRIDYHMATPDLAAAAISAVVDRAPSWDTRFSDHAPLVVDYQL from the coding sequence GTGAGCTCGGCATTGAAGAAGGACCACCTTCGCATCGCATCTGTCAACGTCAACGGCCTCCGCGCTGCCTACAAGAACGGCATGGCGGAGTGGCTTGAACCCCGCGAGGTGGACATCCTCTGCCTCCAGGAGGTCAGGGCACCCGACGCGATCGTCCGTGAACTTCTCGGCGACGGCTGGTTCATCCTGCACGAGGAAGCCGAGGCCAAAGGCCGTGCGGGCGTGGCCATTGCCGCCCGCATGGAGCCGCTGGCCACCCGTCCCCACATCGGCGACGACTACTTCGCCGCAGCGGGCCGCTGGGTCGAGGCGGACTTCCGGGTCACGGACGCCGCCGGTTCCGCCGCCACGCTGACAGTGGTGAGCGCCTACGTCCACTCCGGCGAGGCCGGAACGCCCAAACAGGACGACAAGTTCCGCTTCCTGGACGTTATGGCCACCCGCCTTCCGGAGCTGGCAAAGCACAGTGACCACGCCCTGGTGGTGGGTGACCTGAACGTGGGCCACACGGAACTGGACATCAGGAACTGGAAGGGCAACGTAAAACGTGCCGGCTTCCTTCCGGAGGAGCGTGCCTACTTTGACCGCTTCTTTGGCGAAGAAATCGGATGGAGGGATGTCCACAGGGGCTTGGCGGGAAACGTCGACGGCCCCTACACCTGGTGGTCCCAGCGCGGCAAGGCCTTTGACACCGACACAGGCTGGCGCATCGACTACCACATGGCCACCCCGGACCTCGCAGCCGCTGCCATTTCGGCGGTGGTGGACCGGGCACCGTCATGGGACACCCGCTTCTCCGACCACGCACCGCTGGTAGTGGACTACCAGCTCTGA
- the trpS gene encoding tryptophan--tRNA ligase, whose product MTSSTSPVTKKRILSGAKPTADSLHLGNYIGAVRNWVDMQAEYDTVFFIPDLHAITVDFEPAELAKRTRVVAAQYIAAGIDPDKSIFFVQSHVPEHAQLAWALNCITGFGEASRMTQFKDKTQKSGADAATLGLFAYPTLMAADILLYHTDLVPVGEDQRQHLELTRNLAQRFNTRFGHTFTVPEATILKATAKIYDLQSPTAKMSKTGGSPHGSIQLLEDPKLAAKRIKSAVTDTGTEIRFDAEAKPGVSNLLTIYSTLTGKSVGELEAEYQGKMYGHLKKDLADVMVDFITPLRDRTNELMADPAELDRLLARGAERAREIASVTLGQVYERMGFLPSLSLAGVR is encoded by the coding sequence ATGACTAGCTCGACTTCCCCGGTCACCAAAAAACGCATACTCTCCGGTGCCAAGCCCACAGCGGACTCCCTGCACCTGGGCAACTACATTGGTGCTGTCCGCAACTGGGTGGACATGCAGGCGGAATACGACACCGTATTCTTCATTCCCGACCTCCACGCCATCACTGTCGATTTTGAACCCGCCGAGCTGGCCAAGCGCACCCGGGTGGTTGCCGCGCAGTACATCGCCGCCGGCATTGACCCGGACAAGAGCATCTTCTTCGTGCAGTCCCATGTGCCCGAGCACGCCCAACTGGCCTGGGCACTGAACTGCATCACCGGCTTCGGCGAAGCATCCCGCATGACGCAGTTCAAGGACAAGACGCAGAAGTCGGGTGCCGACGCCGCAACCCTTGGCCTGTTTGCGTACCCCACCCTCATGGCCGCAGACATCCTCCTGTACCACACCGACCTTGTGCCGGTTGGGGAGGACCAGCGGCAGCACCTCGAACTGACCCGCAACCTGGCCCAGCGCTTCAACACCCGTTTTGGCCACACGTTCACGGTTCCTGAGGCGACCATCCTCAAGGCCACCGCCAAGATCTACGACCTCCAGAGCCCGACGGCCAAGATGTCGAAGACAGGCGGGTCGCCCCACGGTTCCATCCAGCTCCTGGAAGACCCCAAGCTCGCCGCGAAGCGCATCAAGTCCGCCGTGACCGACACCGGAACGGAGATCCGGTTCGACGCCGAAGCCAAGCCTGGGGTTTCCAACCTGCTCACCATCTATTCGACGCTCACCGGGAAGTCCGTGGGCGAGCTCGAAGCGGAATACCAGGGCAAGATGTACGGCCACCTCAAAAAGGACCTCGCGGATGTCATGGTGGACTTCATCACGCCCCTCCGGGACCGCACCAACGAACTGATGGCGGACCCGGCGGAGCTGGACAGGCTCCTGGCCCGGGGTGCCGAACGTGCCCGGGAAATCGCCTCCGTGACCCTCGGCCAGGTCTATGAGCGCATGGGCTTCCTGCCGTCCCTCAGCCTCGCAGGAGTCCGCTAG
- a CDS encoding 2'-5' RNA ligase family protein, translating to MSVGVILGFPLDIAAELQRWRASFGDPMAGVIPAHITLVTTTPTKDWEATRSHVREVARRQAPFTVTISGTGSFRPVSPVVFLNVEHGFGDCVNLHEQLQTGPLERDLPFAYHPHVTIAHDVAPESLDEAETVLKDYRVTFPVVSMGLYEHDINGIWQLREELDFGIETDHTRRPSGAGGSDG from the coding sequence ATGAGTGTCGGCGTCATCCTTGGTTTCCCGCTGGACATTGCCGCGGAGCTGCAGCGCTGGCGGGCATCGTTTGGTGACCCCATGGCGGGTGTGATTCCCGCACACATCACTCTGGTCACCACCACACCCACGAAAGACTGGGAAGCCACCCGCAGCCACGTCCGGGAGGTGGCGCGCAGGCAGGCGCCGTTCACGGTGACCATCTCCGGGACAGGATCGTTCCGGCCGGTTTCGCCGGTGGTGTTCCTCAACGTCGAACACGGCTTCGGCGACTGCGTGAACCTGCACGAGCAGCTGCAGACAGGGCCCCTGGAGCGGGACCTGCCGTTTGCCTACCACCCGCATGTGACCATTGCCCATGATGTGGCGCCGGAAAGCCTGGATGAGGCCGAAACGGTGCTGAAAGATTACCGGGTCACCTTCCCGGTGGTTAGCATGGGGCTGTACGAGCACGACATCAACGGCATTTGGCAGCTACGGGAAGAGCTCGATTTTGGCATCGAAACTGACCACACCCGACGCCCATCCGGCGCTGGTGGCTCAGACGGCTGA
- a CDS encoding S9 family peptidase, giving the protein MSRSEKVSFEGSTGELLSGILDHPEGPVKGWGVFSHGFTLGKDHPSASRMCKALADNGVGMLRFDNLGLGESAGLWSEGSFSHKVADTVRAAEFMRAEGRSVSLLVGHSFGGAAVLAAAREIPELDAVATVGAPFSPKHVAHVFDAALDRILSEGSAEVDLGGKRVEIRRHFVEDLENADLTDCIKRLHKPLMVLHSPTDNTVGIENASTIFQTARHPRSFVSLEGSDHLLTGKGQAARAALIISAWADQYLDAGQ; this is encoded by the coding sequence GTGTCCCGCTCCGAAAAAGTCTCATTCGAAGGTTCCACCGGAGAACTGCTCTCCGGCATCCTGGACCACCCCGAGGGGCCGGTGAAGGGCTGGGGCGTGTTCTCGCACGGGTTCACCCTTGGCAAGGACCACCCTTCCGCCTCACGGATGTGCAAGGCGCTGGCGGACAACGGGGTGGGCATGCTCCGCTTCGACAACCTGGGCCTGGGTGAGTCCGCCGGCCTGTGGTCGGAAGGCTCGTTCAGCCACAAGGTTGCCGACACTGTCCGGGCGGCCGAATTCATGCGCGCCGAGGGCCGGTCCGTCTCGCTGCTGGTGGGGCACTCGTTCGGCGGTGCCGCCGTGCTGGCCGCGGCCCGGGAGATCCCCGAACTCGACGCCGTTGCCACCGTGGGTGCCCCGTTTTCGCCCAAGCATGTGGCCCACGTCTTTGACGCGGCTCTGGACCGGATCCTCAGTGAAGGAAGCGCGGAGGTGGACCTGGGCGGCAAGCGCGTGGAGATCCGCCGGCACTTCGTCGAGGACCTGGAGAATGCCGACCTGACCGACTGCATCAAGCGCCTCCACAAGCCGCTGATGGTGCTGCACTCCCCCACCGACAACACCGTGGGGATCGAGAATGCCAGCACGATTTTCCAGACCGCGCGCCACCCGCGCAGCTTCGTGTCGCTGGAAGGCAGCGACCACCTGCTGACCGGGAAAGGCCAGGCCGCCCGTGCCGCGCTGATTATTTCCGCGTGGGCCGATCAGTACCTCGACGCCGGACAGTAG
- a CDS encoding YihY/virulence factor BrkB family protein gives MAMFQWLLARLNAFRPMRAFQHYNLQRGPLMAAGIGFHMFFSITGLLATGFSVAGLLLRGQPALLDWIVSSVATAAPGLVKVDGGDGLVDPQDLLNPTGLGWTAVIAAVVTIVTSLGWIAGVRQGLRGVMRLGPLKMNPLIQKLRDAGTLLLLGVALVLSAGASLVFGTAAGWVTEQLQLDPVLAWPLTTSIKVGVPLALGWATALIMFRLAAGLNLSRRALLEGTILSAAGTTVLQVFSTELLANAGRNPILAPFAIIIGLLIWFNLVSQVYLVSAAWSAVREEDLKNAPPAKATGWGSRQVQPGKTPVERERQAATVRRRGTDRPTRK, from the coding sequence ATGGCGATGTTCCAGTGGCTGCTCGCCCGCCTGAACGCGTTCCGTCCCATGCGGGCGTTCCAGCACTACAACCTGCAGCGCGGCCCGCTGATGGCCGCCGGCATCGGCTTCCACATGTTCTTCTCCATCACCGGCCTGCTGGCCACTGGCTTCTCCGTTGCCGGCCTGCTGCTGCGCGGGCAACCGGCGCTCCTGGACTGGATCGTCAGCAGCGTCGCGACCGCCGCCCCGGGGCTTGTGAAGGTGGACGGCGGCGACGGCCTGGTGGACCCGCAGGATCTGCTGAATCCCACCGGCCTGGGCTGGACCGCCGTCATCGCGGCCGTCGTCACCATCGTGACTTCCCTTGGCTGGATAGCCGGCGTCCGCCAAGGCCTGCGGGGTGTGATGCGGCTGGGGCCGCTGAAGATGAACCCGCTGATCCAGAAACTGCGCGACGCCGGCACGCTGCTGCTGCTTGGCGTGGCCCTGGTGCTCAGCGCCGGGGCGTCGCTGGTTTTCGGCACTGCCGCGGGGTGGGTCACGGAGCAGCTCCAGCTGGATCCGGTCCTGGCATGGCCGCTGACCACCAGCATCAAGGTGGGTGTGCCGCTGGCGCTGGGCTGGGCCACGGCGCTCATCATGTTCCGGCTGGCCGCAGGACTGAATCTTTCACGGCGGGCCCTGCTTGAAGGAACCATCCTGTCCGCAGCGGGAACCACCGTGCTTCAGGTTTTCAGCACTGAGCTGCTCGCCAACGCCGGCCGGAACCCCATCCTCGCGCCCTTTGCCATCATCATCGGGCTGCTCATCTGGTTCAACCTGGTCAGCCAGGTCTACCTGGTCTCAGCGGCGTGGTCCGCCGTGCGGGAAGAGGACCTCAAAAACGCCCCTCCAGCAAAGGCCACCGGTTGGGGCTCCCGCCAGGTCCAGCCGGGCAAGACGCCTGTGGAACGGGAACGCCAGGCAGCTACTGTCCGGCGTCGAGGTACTGATCGGCCCACGCGGAAATAA
- a CDS encoding ABC transporter permease — MANAGGRGSAAALHAHSPEVSAARARRWGSFYYAEQVLRVMKGYGWTIVMYGVGQPVAYLFAMGVGLATLVDTNSEAVFGGVSYLAFIAPALLISAAVMTAANEFTFPVMDGFKWRRVYYGPHASPLTPEQIATGHIMAVTLRFLLQSALYFVVVALFGASPSGWGWVSVLVATLAGLSFGLPLMAYAATITDDKGQFAMVMRFIVMPLFLFSGTFFPLDTLPLVVRWIGWISPIWHGTELGRVFSYGYEESPLLTIAHIVFLVGLAVAGWMLTKRQFVRRLGR, encoded by the coding sequence GTGGCGAATGCGGGCGGACGCGGTTCCGCGGCGGCCCTGCATGCCCATTCGCCGGAGGTGTCCGCCGCCCGTGCCCGCCGCTGGGGTTCGTTCTATTACGCCGAACAGGTCCTGCGGGTGATGAAGGGCTACGGCTGGACCATCGTGATGTACGGCGTGGGCCAGCCGGTGGCCTACCTGTTCGCCATGGGCGTGGGCCTGGCCACTCTGGTGGACACCAACAGCGAAGCCGTCTTTGGCGGCGTCAGCTACCTGGCATTCATCGCCCCTGCCCTGCTGATCTCGGCCGCCGTCATGACGGCCGCCAACGAATTCACCTTCCCCGTGATGGACGGCTTCAAATGGCGGCGGGTGTACTACGGCCCCCACGCCTCGCCGCTTACTCCGGAACAGATAGCAACCGGCCACATCATGGCCGTGACGCTGCGGTTCCTGCTGCAGTCCGCCCTCTACTTCGTGGTGGTGGCGCTCTTCGGTGCGTCGCCGAGCGGATGGGGCTGGGTTTCCGTTCTGGTGGCCACCCTGGCAGGGCTTTCCTTCGGCCTGCCGCTGATGGCCTATGCCGCGACCATCACGGACGACAAGGGCCAGTTCGCCATGGTGATGAGGTTCATCGTGATGCCCTTGTTCCTGTTTTCGGGAACGTTCTTCCCGCTCGATACCCTGCCGCTTGTGGTGCGGTGGATCGGCTGGATTTCGCCGATCTGGCACGGCACGGAACTGGGCCGCGTCTTCAGCTACGGCTACGAGGAATCACCGCTGCTCACCATCGCCCACATCGTGTTCCTGGTTGGGCTGGCCGTTGCGGGCTGGATGCTTACCAAACGCCAATTCGTCAGGAGGCTGGGCCGATGA
- a CDS encoding SHOCT domain-containing protein, with product MLTAMSAAAGTVATQIAAAQAGAGQHAAGVAARAPWYDGGFSPWFLLFPLFWILVIGLFIIVARRTWRNNHRWAARQGGEGVLRERYARGEIDETEYRQRLQVLRGEEK from the coding sequence ATGTTGACAGCAATGAGCGCCGCCGCAGGAACCGTGGCCACTCAGATTGCGGCCGCACAGGCAGGGGCGGGGCAGCATGCGGCCGGCGTCGCCGCCCGCGCCCCGTGGTACGACGGCGGGTTCTCGCCGTGGTTCCTGCTGTTCCCGCTGTTCTGGATCCTGGTGATCGGACTGTTCATCATTGTCGCCCGGCGCACCTGGCGGAACAACCACCGCTGGGCCGCGCGGCAGGGCGGCGAGGGAGTGCTCCGGGAACGCTACGCCCGCGGGGAGATCGACGAAACCGAGTACCGTCAGCGCCTGCAGGTGCTCCGCGGAGAGGAAAAGTAG
- a CDS encoding sensor histidine kinase, producing MTERRRQRESREQAARDEYRLALARDIHDVVAHSLSLINVRASVALHLGDRDPDQFRPALEAIKAASKESLDEVRQLLGVLRDDAPLRPAAGPGLGKLPELAENARRTGLDVTLDVRLGPGAGGPLSEPAGAALEEAAYRIVQEALTNVVRHAGAARAAVVLEVPDDGPDAGRLTVTVDDDGRGASGAPEGNGLTGMRERVAALGGTVRFLPLDPGWRVQAVFPPASNHTGDAPPEEQP from the coding sequence GTGACCGAAAGGCGGCGGCAGCGCGAGTCCCGGGAGCAGGCCGCCCGCGACGAATACCGGCTCGCCCTGGCCCGGGACATCCATGACGTGGTGGCGCATTCGCTCTCCCTCATCAATGTCCGCGCCTCGGTGGCGCTGCACCTGGGGGACCGGGATCCGGACCAGTTCCGGCCGGCCCTGGAAGCCATCAAAGCGGCGAGCAAGGAGTCCCTGGACGAGGTCCGCCAGCTGTTGGGCGTGCTCCGGGATGATGCGCCGCTCCGCCCGGCCGCGGGGCCCGGGCTCGGCAAGCTACCGGAGCTTGCCGAGAACGCGCGGCGCACCGGGCTGGACGTAACGTTGGATGTCCGGCTGGGTCCGGGCGCCGGCGGGCCGCTCTCCGAGCCAGCCGGAGCGGCGCTGGAGGAAGCGGCCTACCGGATCGTGCAGGAGGCGCTCACCAACGTGGTGAGGCACGCCGGTGCCGCCCGGGCCGCCGTCGTGCTTGAAGTTCCGGATGACGGGCCCGACGCCGGACGCCTCACCGTTACGGTGGACGACGACGGCAGGGGCGCCTCCGGAGCGCCGGAAGGCAACGGCCTGACCGGCATGCGGGAACGCGTGGCGGCGTTGGGCGGAACGGTCCGTTTCCTGCCCCTGGACCCGGGGTGGCGGGTCCAGGCAGTCTTTCCGCCGGCCAGTAATCACACCGGGGACGCCCCGCCTGAGGAGCAGCCATGA
- a CDS encoding ABC transporter ATP-binding protein has translation MQYVITAENLTKTYGDVTAVDGISFSVPAGEAFGLLGPNGAGKSTTMKMIGGVSQRTSGSLSIMGLDPESHGPEVRAHLGVVPQQDNLDEELKVRDNLLVYGRYFGLPMSYLRPKADELLEFAQLTDKAKSKVDALSGGMKRRLTIARSLINEPRILLLDEPTTGLDPQARHILWDRLFRLKEQGVTLILTTHYMDEAEQLCDRLIVVDKGRIMAEGSPASLIREYSTREVLELRFGSERNATIGAELEGIGERLETLPDRVLIYAHDGEAALEQVSARGLRPLTSLVRRSSLEDVFLRLTGRSLVD, from the coding sequence ATGCAGTACGTCATCACCGCCGAAAACCTCACCAAGACCTATGGCGACGTCACCGCCGTGGACGGCATTTCCTTCAGCGTTCCGGCCGGGGAGGCGTTCGGCCTGCTCGGCCCCAACGGGGCAGGAAAGTCCACCACCATGAAAATGATCGGCGGCGTCTCTCAGCGAACCTCCGGAAGCCTGTCCATCATGGGGCTGGATCCGGAGAGCCACGGTCCTGAAGTCCGCGCCCACCTGGGCGTCGTGCCGCAGCAGGACAACCTGGACGAAGAGCTCAAAGTCCGCGACAACCTGCTGGTCTATGGCCGCTACTTTGGACTGCCCATGAGCTACCTCCGTCCCAAGGCGGATGAACTGCTGGAGTTCGCCCAGCTGACGGACAAGGCCAAGTCAAAAGTTGACGCCCTGTCCGGGGGCATGAAGCGCCGCCTGACCATTGCGCGCTCGCTGATCAATGAACCCCGGATCCTGCTGCTGGACGAGCCCACCACGGGCCTGGACCCGCAAGCACGGCACATCCTGTGGGACAGGCTGTTCCGGCTCAAGGAGCAGGGCGTCACACTTATCCTGACCACGCACTACATGGACGAGGCCGAACAGCTGTGCGACCGCCTGATCGTGGTGGACAAGGGGCGGATCATGGCCGAGGGCTCGCCTGCCAGCCTGATCCGCGAGTACTCCACCCGCGAGGTCCTGGAGCTGCGCTTCGGCTCGGAACGCAACGCGACAATCGGCGCCGAACTCGAGGGGATCGGCGAACGGCTGGAAACGCTGCCGGACCGCGTGCTGATCTACGCCCACGACGGCGAGGCCGCCCTGGAGCAGGTGTCTGCACGCGGACTGCGTCCGCTCACCTCCCTGGTGCGCCGTTCATCGCTGGAGGACGTCTTTCTCCGCCTCACCGGCAGGAGCCTCGTTGACTGA
- a CDS encoding ABC transporter permease — MSTLTEGHSVTEAARNRHFGPMYSRNVKAVIARGLMATKSSNWMVMLSGFFEPVLYLISMGVGLGAIVGAVQGPGGHEISYAAYIAPALLAVSAMNGAVYDSTWNVFFKMNFAKLYQGMLYTSLGPLDVAMGEIFLALLRGMLYATGFTAVMGVMGLITTPWAILMIPAAVLIAFGFASFGMGITSFMKTFQQMDWINFVMLPMFLFSATFYPLSVYPQYIQWLIQAMPLWHGVELLRQISVGIFSPATAIHVGYYLVMIVLGVMLTTGRLRKLFLK; from the coding sequence ATGAGCACGCTCACTGAGGGCCACAGCGTCACGGAAGCGGCGCGCAACAGGCACTTCGGGCCGATGTATTCGCGGAACGTCAAGGCAGTGATTGCCCGCGGGCTCATGGCCACCAAGAGCAGCAACTGGATGGTCATGCTCTCGGGCTTCTTCGAGCCCGTGCTGTACCTGATCTCCATGGGGGTGGGCCTGGGCGCCATCGTGGGCGCGGTACAGGGCCCCGGCGGCCACGAGATCAGCTACGCGGCGTACATCGCGCCTGCTCTCCTGGCCGTCTCCGCGATGAACGGTGCGGTGTACGACTCCACCTGGAACGTCTTCTTCAAGATGAACTTCGCCAAGCTGTACCAGGGCATGCTCTATACCTCGCTGGGCCCGCTGGACGTTGCCATGGGCGAGATCTTCCTGGCGCTGTTGCGCGGCATGCTGTACGCCACCGGGTTCACCGCCGTGATGGGCGTCATGGGCCTGATCACCACGCCCTGGGCCATCCTGATGATTCCCGCGGCCGTCCTGATCGCCTTCGGCTTCGCCAGCTTTGGCATGGGCATCACCAGCTTCATGAAGACCTTTCAGCAGATGGACTGGATCAACTTCGTCATGCTCCCCATGTTCCTCTTCAGCGCCACGTTCTACCCGCTGAGCGTGTACCCGCAGTACATCCAGTGGCTGATCCAGGCGATGCCCCTGTGGCACGGCGTGGAGCTGCTCCGGCAGATCAGCGTGGGGATCTTTAGCCCTGCCACGGCCATCCACGTCGGGTACTACCTCGTGATGATCGTGCTGGGCGTCATGCTCACCACCGGGCGCCTGCGCAAGCTGTTCCTGAAGTAG
- a CDS encoding response regulator transcription factor, translating into MIRILIADDQTLIRAGFRALLDAEPDMAVVAECGTGSDAVRLAAREKPDVVLMDIRMPQGDGLEATRLILADPDLAGTRVIILTTFELDEYIAEAVRAGAAGFLVKDTEPEELLRAVRVVHDGDALLSPSVTRRIMAQLAVQSRAPSPPTALDQITEREREVLRLVGEGLNNAEIAGRLFITPLTAKTHVSRIMAKLQVRDRAQLVVLAYESGLVRPGWSS; encoded by the coding sequence ATGATCCGCATCCTGATTGCAGATGACCAGACGCTTATCCGCGCAGGCTTCCGGGCACTCCTGGACGCAGAGCCGGACATGGCCGTGGTGGCCGAATGCGGCACCGGGTCCGACGCCGTCAGGCTCGCCGCACGGGAGAAGCCCGACGTCGTGCTGATGGACATCCGCATGCCGCAGGGTGACGGGCTGGAGGCGACGCGCCTGATCCTGGCCGATCCGGACCTGGCCGGAACCCGCGTCATCATCCTCACCACCTTCGAACTGGACGAATACATCGCCGAGGCCGTGCGCGCCGGTGCCGCCGGCTTCCTGGTCAAGGACACTGAACCGGAGGAGCTGCTGCGCGCCGTGCGGGTTGTGCACGACGGCGACGCCCTCCTCTCGCCGTCAGTGACCCGCCGGATCATGGCCCAGTTGGCCGTGCAGTCCCGCGCGCCCAGTCCGCCGACGGCGCTGGACCAGATCACCGAACGCGAAAGGGAAGTGCTCCGGCTGGTGGGGGAGGGACTGAACAACGCGGAGATCGCCGGGCGGCTCTTCATCACGCCGCTGACCGCTAAGACCCACGTCTCGCGGATCATGGCCAAGCTGCAGGTCCGCGACCGCGCCCAACTGGTGGTCCTGGCCTATGAATCGGGACTCGTGCGCCCCGGCTGGAGTAGCTGA